A genomic segment from Aegilops tauschii subsp. strangulata cultivar AL8/78 chromosome 1, Aet v6.0, whole genome shotgun sequence encodes:
- the LOC109776382 gene encoding potassium channel AKT2 — MKISSFQSASSGGASAASGSSTGFGSGSGASRSFNLRNLSKLMLPPLGSSLSQSTSDSDKRVVSPLDSRYRCWETFMVILVAYSAWVYPFEVAFMEARPKGGLEVADMVVDIFFAVDIVLTFFVAYIDSRTQLLVRDRRRITFRYLSTFFIMDVASTIPYQGIAYLVNGEVREGMVYSLLGLLRLWRLRKVKQFFTRLEKDIRFSYFWVRCARLIAVTLFLVHCAGCLYYLLADRYPDRDKTWIGAVIPNFRQESLWIRYISSIYWSITTMTTVGYGDLHAQNNLEMIFNIFYMLFNLGLTAYLIGNMTNLVVEGTRRTMEFRNSIRAASNFVCRNHLPPRLQQQILAYMCLKFRAESLNQQQLMDQLPKSICKSICEHLFLPVVKEVYLFKGISREAQLLLVTKTKPEYIPPKEDVIVQNEAADDVYIVVSGEVEIVYFNGEREEVMGKLGTMDIFGEVSALSDRPQTFTFRTRTLSQLLRLKQATLREVMQSKPDDSALIVRNFLKHQIEVHDMKDLLGESTGAGGCGNIVPCNLLTVAATGNAGFLEDLLKVGMDPDVGDSKGRTALHIAASKGYEGCVQALLMHGCNINIKDAQGNTALWQAIAARHHKVFSNLYHVARVSNPRAAGDLLCLAARRGDVDTLRELLKQGLDVDTEDHDGSTALRVALSEGQADAARFLVMNGASVDKADLDGDGSAPRQTTVPAAELRELVKRREVGHPITIYDSPASTVTAASSSSGELRQGRFQGSTRSDSAHWPRVSIYKGHPFVRNHSSEAGKLINLPATMEEFKTIIGEKLKVDTEKALILNGEGAEIDSLDVIRDNDKLFIVTEEHMRMLASMDSSVALSHTSSIGSAVSVAHVI, encoded by the exons ATGAAGATCTCCAGCTTCCAGAGCGCGAGCAGCGGCGGCGCCAGCGCCGCCAGCGGCTCGAGCACGGGCttcggctccggctccggcgccTCCCGCTCCTTCAACCTCCGGAACCTGTCCAAGCTCATGCTGCCGCCCCTAGGCTCCAGCCTCAGCCAGTCCACTTCCGACTCCGATAAGAGGGTCGTCTCGCCCCTCGACTCCAGATACAG GTGCTGGGAGACGTTCATGGTGATCCTGGTGGCGTACTCGGCGTGGGTGTACCCGTTCGAGGTGGCCTTCATGGAGGCCAGGCCCAAGGGGGGCCTGGAGGTGGCCGACATGGTCGTCGACATCTTCTTCGCCGTCGACATCGTCCTCACCTTCTTCGTCGCCTACATCGACTCCAGGACGCAGCTCCTCGTCCGCGACCGGAGGAGGATAACCTTCAG GTATCTGTCGACGTTCTTCATCATGGACGTGGCGTCGACGATCCCGTACCAAGGCATAGCCTACCTCGTGAACGGCGAGGTCAGGGAAGGCATGGTGTACAGCCTGCTCGGCCTGCTCCGGCTCTGGCGTCTCAGGAAGGTGAAGCAGTTCTTCACAAG GCTGGAGAAGGACATCAGGTTCAGCTACTTCTGGGTACGCTGCGCGCGGCTGATCGCGGTGACGCTGTTCCTGGTGCACTGCGCCGGGTGCCTGTACTACCTGCTGGCGGACCGGTACCCGGACCGGGACAAGACGTGGATCGGCGCCGTGATCCCCAACTTCCGGCAGGAGAGCCTGTGGATCCGCTACATCTCCTCCATCTACTGGTCCATCACCACCATGACCACCGTCGGCTACGGCGACCTGCACGCCCAGAACAACCTCGAGATGATCTTCAACATCTTCTACATGCTCTTCAACCTCGGCCTCACCGCCTACCTCATCGGCAACATGACCAACCTCGTCGTCGAGGGCACCCGCCGCACCATGGAGTTC AGGAACAGCATCCGCGCGGCGTCCAACTTCGTGTGCCGGAACCACCTGCCGCCGCGGCTGCAGCAGCAGATCCTTGCCTACATGTGCCTCAAGTTCAGGGCGGAGAGCCTGAACCAGCAGCAGCTCATGGACCAGTTGCCCAAGTCCATCTGCAAGAGCATCTGCGAgcacctcttcctccccgtggTCAAGGAGGTGTACCTCTTCAAGGGCATCTCCAGGGAGGCGCAGCTGCTGCTGGTCACCAAGACCAAGCCGGAGTACATACCGCCCAAGGAGGACGTGATTGTGCAGAACGAGGCGGCGGACGACGTGTACATCGTCGTGTCCGGCGAGGTGGAGATCGTATACTTCAACGGCGAGCGGGAGGAGGTGATGGGGAAGCTGGGCACCATGGACATCTTCGGCGAGGTGAGCGCGCTGAGCGACCGCCCGCAGACCTTCACGTTCCGCACCAGGACGCTGAGCCAGCTGCTGCGGCTAAAGCAGGCCACGCTCAGGGAGGTCATGCAGAGCAAGCCCGACGACAGCGCCCTCATCGTCAGGAACTTCCTCAAG CATCAGATTGAGGTGCATGACATGAAGGACCTGCTCGGCGAGAGCACCGGAGCCGGCGGCTGCGGCAACATCGTCCCGTGCAATCTGCTGACGGTCGCCGCCACGGGGAACGCTGGCTTCCTTGAGGACCTCCTCAAGGTCGGGATGGACCCTGACGTCGGTGACTCCAAGGGAAGAACCGCTCTG CACATCGCGGCGTCAAAGGGGTACGAGGGCTGCGTGCAGGCTCTGCTCATGCACGGGTGCAACATCAACATCAAAG ACGCGCAGGGCAACACGGCGCTGTGGCAGGCCATCGCGGCGAGGCACCACAAGGTGTTCAGCAACCTGTACCATGTTGCGCGCGTCTCGAACCCGCGCGCCGCCGGCGACCTCCTCTGCCTCGCCGCGCGGCGCGGCGACGTCGACACGCTCCGCGAGCTCCTCAAGCAAGGCCTGGACGTGGACACGGAGGACCACGACGGCTCCACCGCGCTGCGCGTCGCGCTGTCCGAGGGCCAGGCCGACGCGGCCAGGTTCCTCGTCATGAACGGGGCCAGCGTGGACAAGGCGGACCTCGACGGCGACGGCTCCGCCCCGCGGCAGACCACGGTGCCGGCGGCCGAGCTGCGGGAGCTCGTGAAGAGGCGGGAGGTCGGCCACCCGATCACCATCTACGACTCGCCGGCGAGCACCGTCACGGCCGCCAGCTCGTCGTCCGGGGAGCTTCGTCAGGGGAGGTTCCAGGGCAGCACGAGATCGGACAGCGCGCACTGGCCCCGGGTCAGCATCTACAAGGGCCATCCGTTCGTGAGAAACCACAGCTCCGAAGCCGGCAAGCTCATCAATCTTCCCGCCACGATGGAGGAGTTCAAAACCATCATCG GAGAGAAGCTGAAGGTGGACACGGAGAAGGCGCTGATCCTGAACGGCGAAGGGGCGGAGATCGACTCGTTGGACGTGATCCGGGACAATGACAAGCTGTTCATCGTTACCGAAGAGCACATGAGGATGTTGGCATCAATGGATTCTTCTGTTGCTTTATCCCACACATCGTCTATAGGTTCAGCTGTTTCAGTAGCACATGTCATATAA